In Geminocystis sp. NIES-3709, a single genomic region encodes these proteins:
- a CDS encoding ABC transporter ATP-binding protein/permease, whose amino-acid sequence MTSFNFSVFSKFWSIAKLYWLGKEKKRALILLAVLGLLLVGYTQLSVLLNETQGGLISTLAAKDETKFWKTVFNFLLVLVLYVPLFAGFSFTQGKLGLYWRKWLTEHFLTNYFNNRSFYQLAVKNIEIDNPDQRISEDIRSFTQDSLLFFLVIIQSVLQVIAFSVVLWSISQKLVIFLLVYALAGTLITTGVFGKKLVSLNFNQLQKEANFRFGLVRVRENSESIAFYQGENQEKNNLNNLFTDVFNNFNSLLIWQELYLGLFINTFEFLPYVIPAIVVAPSVLSGDLEVGKVSEATGAFLRVFFSLNIIVSRFQSLTTFAAGIDRLSSFYEFLSGEKNQDLFTKNNGQNRTIDTVVSEQLSIEHLTLQTPNYQNTLIENVSVNLPQGKGLLIMGSSGCGKSSLLRSIAGLWDSGTGAIFRPELNKMLFLPQRPYMIIGTLREQLIYPSVNKNISEEELEKILNLVNLPHLAAKFGGFEVNKDWGEVLSLGEQQRLVFARILINKPEYAILDEATSALDINNETNLYQHLLKTNTTFISVGHRESLKNYHQLLLKISEDKSWQLSSIN is encoded by the coding sequence ATGACAAGTTTTAATTTCAGTGTTTTTTCTAAATTTTGGTCGATCGCAAAGTTATATTGGTTAGGAAAAGAAAAAAAACGTGCCTTAATTTTATTAGCAGTTTTAGGACTTTTATTAGTTGGTTATACTCAATTAAGTGTTTTATTAAATGAGACACAAGGAGGATTAATTTCAACCTTAGCGGCAAAAGATGAAACCAAATTTTGGAAGACTGTTTTTAACTTTTTATTAGTTTTAGTATTATATGTACCTTTATTTGCAGGATTTTCTTTTACCCAAGGAAAACTAGGTTTATATTGGCGAAAATGGTTAACTGAACATTTTTTAACTAACTATTTTAATAATCGTTCTTTTTATCAATTAGCGGTAAAAAATATTGAAATTGATAATCCAGATCAACGAATTTCTGAAGATATTAGAAGTTTTACTCAAGACTCTTTACTTTTTTTCTTAGTAATTATTCAATCGGTTTTACAAGTCATTGCTTTTAGTGTAGTTTTGTGGTCAATTTCTCAAAAATTAGTCATTTTTTTATTAGTATATGCTTTAGCCGGAACGCTAATTACGACTGGAGTTTTTGGTAAAAAATTGGTAAGTTTAAACTTTAATCAATTACAAAAAGAAGCTAATTTTCGTTTTGGTTTAGTAAGGGTTAGAGAAAATTCAGAATCGATCGCATTTTATCAAGGAGAAAATCAAGAAAAAAATAACTTAAATAATTTATTTACTGATGTTTTTAATAACTTTAATTCTTTATTAATTTGGCAAGAATTATACTTAGGTTTATTTATTAATACATTTGAATTTTTACCTTATGTTATTCCAGCGATTGTGGTTGCACCCAGTGTTTTATCCGGAGATTTGGAAGTGGGAAAAGTTAGCGAAGCAACAGGAGCATTTTTAAGAGTATTTTTCTCTTTAAATATTATTGTTAGTCGTTTTCAATCTTTAACAACATTTGCCGCCGGAATCGATCGACTTTCCAGTTTTTATGAATTTTTATCAGGAGAAAAAAATCAAGATTTATTCACTAAAAATAATGGGCAAAATCGTACTATTGATACAGTGGTAAGTGAGCAATTATCTATTGAACATTTAACTCTACAAACTCCTAATTATCAAAATACATTAATAGAGAATGTGAGTGTAAATTTACCTCAAGGAAAAGGCTTATTAATTATGGGTAGTAGTGGTTGTGGTAAGAGTTCACTACTAAGATCTATCGCCGGTTTATGGGATTCAGGTACAGGTGCTATTTTTCGTCCAGAATTAAATAAAATGCTCTTTTTACCTCAACGTCCGTATATGATTATTGGTACTTTAAGAGAACAATTAATTTATCCTAGTGTGAATAAAAATATCTCAGAAGAAGAATTAGAAAAAATATTAAATTTAGTCAATTTGCCCCATTTAGCGGCAAAATTTGGGGGTTTTGAGGTTAATAAAGACTGGGGAGAGGTGTTATCTTTAGGAGAACAACAAAGACTTGTATTTGCTCGTATCTTAATTAATAAACCTGAATACGCTATTCTGGATGAAGCAACCAGTGCTTTAGATATAAATAACGAAACAAATTTATATCAACATTTACTAAAAACAAATACAACTTTTATTAGTGTAGGACATCGAGAAAGTTTAAAAAATTATCACCAATTATTATTAAAAATATCCGAAGATAAATCATGGCAATTATCTTCTATTAATTAG
- a CDS encoding protein kinase domain-containing protein, whose protein sequence is MNSLFEYLETKEISRNKSDTKITWYAKYKDSGDELVIKQIICSKENYVLSGVEAYKKKIQYFQAKNHPSIIRYLGVFSTSDSFFILRDYKKGVIPLSKLDKIRLEEIKSIAIKILSVLKEFQESSPPMIHQNIKPENIFIDNKLNIYLTDFGFSEVSTQSMYDFSVDNIFEGTPGFIAPEQFIRPTKASDMYGLGATLICLITKTKSENLSLLLDKKNKYKINFEHLTKGLRPDFVRWLEKMVATDQRERFRTAGEALEALLPIYVVRYPEVKLSVKSLEIKINQLGEKETVTIEVSNPIDNTLLRGKWVLARNINDGYDRGQIHGWLSILPNKFANNHVFCTLKVSSEKLMADQIYERYLVLKNNSRCEKIKIPLKIITPPLSLNIKKPPYFYIASIFLSSVIISIFGGISGILAGNIGGLVGSLAAWFFAGIIASFALTSTYMSNDTWSNSRLSGGIIGSFLLWGMGLTLVLLALRRFGSPDLSKIAIAQFIVLITAGVLAIFSHLVLEKFKEIGFSKLISFACILSSIISGILLGIQILLGFKNIYIFIPFMMSNIVFFSVLFYPLWKELKLINEYKKAAKENQLIKP, encoded by the coding sequence ATGAATAGCCTATTTGAGTATCTGGAAACAAAAGAAATTTCGAGGAATAAATCTGACACAAAAATAACTTGGTATGCTAAATATAAAGATAGTGGAGATGAGTTGGTTATCAAACAAATTATTTGTTCTAAAGAAAATTATGTCTTAAGTGGTGTTGAGGCTTATAAAAAAAAGATTCAATATTTTCAGGCTAAAAATCACCCTTCAATTATTCGTTATTTAGGAGTATTTTCTACTTCAGATAGTTTTTTTATTTTGAGAGATTATAAAAAAGGTGTTATACCATTATCTAAATTAGACAAAATTAGATTAGAAGAAATTAAAAGTATTGCTATTAAAATTTTATCTGTATTAAAAGAGTTTCAGGAATCCAGTCCTCCGATGATTCATCAAAATATTAAACCAGAAAATATATTTATTGACAATAAACTCAATATCTATTTAACGGATTTTGGTTTTTCCGAAGTTAGTACTCAAAGTATGTATGATTTTTCTGTAGATAATATTTTTGAAGGTACTCCCGGATTTATTGCACCAGAACAATTTATTCGTCCGACAAAAGCCTCTGATATGTACGGATTAGGGGCTACATTAATTTGTTTAATTACCAAGACAAAATCTGAAAATTTATCATTATTATTAGATAAAAAAAATAAATATAAAATTAATTTTGAACACTTAACTAAGGGATTACGTCCTGATTTTGTTAGGTGGTTAGAAAAAATGGTGGCAACGGATCAAAGAGAGCGTTTTCGTACTGCTGGTGAAGCATTAGAAGCATTACTTCCTATTTATGTGGTGCGTTATCCTGAAGTAAAATTAAGTGTTAAAAGTTTAGAAATTAAAATCAATCAATTAGGTGAAAAAGAAACTGTAACGATCGAAGTTTCTAATCCGATCGATAATACTTTATTAAGGGGAAAATGGGTGTTAGCTAGAAATATTAATGATGGTTATGACAGAGGACAAATTCACGGTTGGCTTTCTATTTTACCGAATAAATTTGCTAATAATCATGTCTTTTGTACTTTAAAAGTCTCCAGTGAAAAATTAATGGCTGATCAGATTTATGAACGATATTTAGTACTCAAAAATAATAGCCGTTGTGAAAAAATTAAAATACCTTTAAAAATTATTACTCCTCCTCTTTCTTTAAATATTAAAAAACCGCCTTATTTTTATATTGCTTCAATATTTTTATCTTCTGTTATAATTTCAATATTTGGAGGTATCAGTGGTATTCTAGCCGGAAATATCGGGGGATTAGTAGGAAGTCTTGCGGCTTGGTTTTTTGCTGGAATTATAGCTTCTTTTGCTTTAACAAGTACTTATATGAGTAATGATACTTGGTCAAATTCCCGTCTTTCGGGGGGAATTATTGGCAGTTTCTTATTGTGGGGTATGGGATTGACTCTTGTTTTATTAGCTTTAAGAAGATTTGGTTCTCCCGATTTAAGTAAAATTGCGATCGCACAGTTTATTGTATTAATTACAGCAGGTGTTTTAGCTATTTTTAGTCATTTAGTATTAGAAAAATTTAAAGAAATTGGATTTAGTAAATTAATCTCTTTTGCTTGTATTTTATCATCAATAATTAGTGGTATTTTATTAGGAATACAAATTTTATTAGGATTCAAAAATATCTATATTTTTATACCTTTTATGATGAGTAATATTGTATTTTTCAGTGTGTTATTTTATCCTTTGTGGAAAGAATTAAAGTTAATTAATGAATATAAAAAGGCAGCTAAAGAAAATCAATTAATTAAACCTTAA
- a CDS encoding EAL domain-containing protein: MKYVLLLLGLCLCLSIFFTGKEAIAQKNPDKMLRVGIYQNNPKVFLDENGKPSGFWVEIMDGIAKRENWSIIYIPCEWNQCLKDVENGTIDLMVDVAYSDKRDNLFDFNNEVVLASWSQVYARPGLSLNSILDLDGKKVGILKSSIQKEVLKDQISSFGITPELVEVDKFNDIFVLLEQGKIDAGIVNNFFGKKVSPNYNVVKTNILVNPARLHFVVKESDPNSLLSSIDRQLQILIRDPNSIYYQAINEWLEPEKKLGWPQIRDFLWNLAIYAPFLVLIFLTFWNYFLNKEINHRKRIEVKLQESKQSYASLASAVPVGIFRTNANRECIYINKYYCELIGINPEEAMGHGWVQNLYPDDRETVIQHWLECVEENKLFELEYRFQRPDNTVIWVYGQCVAEYDLQGNIKGYVGTITDISDRIHMEKELKHNALHDKLTGLANRALLIERLQLALKRGKRYQEYKFAVLFFDLDNFKIVNDSLGHLVGDELLIQVAQLLNSCIRDTDIAARLGGDEFVILLEEIEEIKEAVRIADRILNSLRSPFMLSNREVFIGSSIGIIIGSQIYDSPENLLRDADIAMYRAKQNSKGKYVIFDPTMHSQALQRLHLENDLRRAIETKEFVLYYQPIFNMQTMMIEGFEALIRWQHPERGLLSPMEFIDIIEETGLIIPLGTWILENVCSQLAIWQEKFNKPLKLHVNLSVKQLQESLLPLLDSLFDRYSLFRDTLALEITESMLIKDLQTTSYVLNQIKNKGISISIDDFGTGYSCFSYLHQLPVDTLKIDRSFVNILESDPRNKVIAESIIALCKSIGIKSIAEGIETEEQKQWLKSQGCQFGQGYLFSHPVSVSEATNLLTRDSKKYNEV, from the coding sequence ATGAAATATGTTCTGTTGCTACTGGGGCTGTGTCTGTGTCTGTCTATATTTTTCACGGGAAAGGAAGCTATTGCACAAAAAAATCCCGATAAAATGTTGAGAGTAGGGATTTATCAAAATAATCCAAAGGTTTTTCTTGATGAAAATGGTAAACCTTCTGGTTTTTGGGTGGAGATTATGGATGGTATTGCTAAAAGGGAAAATTGGTCAATTATATATATACCTTGTGAGTGGAATCAATGTCTCAAAGATGTAGAAAATGGTACGATCGATCTAATGGTAGATGTAGCCTATTCTGATAAACGGGATAATCTATTCGATTTTAATAATGAAGTAGTTTTGGCTAGTTGGTCTCAAGTTTATGCTCGTCCTGGTTTATCATTAAATTCTATATTAGATTTGGATGGAAAAAAAGTAGGTATTCTCAAATCAAGTATCCAAAAAGAGGTTTTAAAGGATCAAATTAGTTCTTTTGGTATTACTCCAGAATTGGTGGAAGTTGATAAATTTAATGATATTTTTGTTCTTCTTGAACAGGGAAAAATCGATGCAGGTATTGTTAATAATTTTTTTGGAAAGAAAGTTAGTCCAAATTATAATGTAGTTAAAACTAATATTTTAGTTAATCCTGCCCGTTTACACTTTGTGGTTAAAGAAAGTGATCCTAATTCTTTATTGTCAAGTATCGATCGACAATTACAAATATTAATTCGAGATCCTAACTCCATTTATTATCAAGCTATTAATGAATGGTTAGAGCCAGAAAAAAAATTAGGTTGGCCACAAATTAGAGATTTTCTCTGGAATTTAGCTATTTATGCTCCTTTTTTAGTGCTTATTTTTCTTACTTTTTGGAATTATTTTTTAAATAAAGAGATAAATCACCGTAAACGGATAGAGGTTAAGTTACAAGAAAGTAAACAAAGTTACGCTAGTCTTGCTTCTGCTGTACCTGTGGGTATTTTTCGCACTAACGCTAATCGAGAATGTATTTATATCAATAAATATTATTGTGAACTTATCGGAATCAACCCAGAAGAAGCTATGGGGCATGGTTGGGTACAAAATTTATATCCTGACGATCGAGAGACAGTTATACAACATTGGCTTGAATGTGTTGAGGAAAATAAATTATTTGAGTTAGAATATCGTTTTCAACGTCCCGACAACACCGTTATTTGGGTTTATGGACAATGTGTTGCCGAATATGATCTTCAGGGAAATATTAAAGGTTATGTGGGTACTATTACTGATATAAGCGATCGTATTCATATGGAAAAGGAATTAAAACATAACGCCCTTCATGACAAATTAACTGGTTTAGCTAATCGTGCTTTGTTGATTGAAAGACTACAGTTAGCCTTAAAAAGAGGAAAACGTTATCAAGAATATAAGTTTGCAGTATTATTTTTTGATTTAGATAACTTTAAGATAGTTAATGATAGCTTAGGACATTTGGTAGGAGATGAATTGCTAATACAAGTGGCACAATTACTCAATAGTTGTATTCGAGATACCGACATTGCCGCAAGGTTAGGGGGAGATGAGTTTGTAATTTTGTTAGAGGAAATAGAAGAAATAAAAGAAGCTGTGAGAATCGCCGACAGGATTTTAAATTCTTTGCGATCGCCTTTTATGTTATCAAATCGGGAAGTTTTTATAGGTAGCAGTATTGGCATTATTATCGGTAGTCAAATATATGATTCTCCCGAAAACTTGTTAAGAGATGCAGATATAGCCATGTATCGAGCCAAACAAAATAGTAAAGGCAAATATGTTATTTTTGATCCCACAATGCACTCTCAAGCACTGCAACGATTACATCTGGAAAATGATTTGCGTAGAGCTATTGAGACGAAAGAATTTGTGTTGTATTATCAACCAATTTTTAATATGCAAACGATGATGATAGAAGGATTTGAAGCGTTGATTCGTTGGCAACATCCCGAAAGAGGACTACTATCTCCTATGGAATTTATTGATATTATAGAAGAAACAGGGTTAATTATTCCTCTCGGTACATGGATATTAGAAAATGTCTGTAGCCAATTGGCAATATGGCAGGAAAAATTTAATAAACCTCTTAAACTTCACGTTAATCTTTCAGTAAAACAATTACAAGAATCCTTATTACCTTTACTCGACAGTTTATTCGATCGTTATTCCTTATTTAGAGATACTTTAGCATTAGAAATAACGGAAAGTATGTTAATCAAAGATCTACAAACAACTTCTTATGTATTGAATCAAATTAAAAATAAGGGAATTTCTATCAGTATTGATGACTTTGGCACTGGTTATTCTTGTTTTAGTTATTTACATCAATTACCTGTGGATACTTTGAAAATCGATCGAAGTTTTGTTAATATTTTGGAATCTGATCCTCGCAATAAAGTAATTGCAGAATCTATTATTGCTTTATGTAAATCTATTGGCATAAAATCGATCGCAGAAGGAATTGAAACAGAAGAACAAAAACAATGGTTAAAAAGTCAAGGATGTCAATTTGGGCAAGGATACTTATTTTCTCATCCTGTTTCTGTCTCCGAGGCAACGAATCTTTTAACGAGAGATAGCAAAAAGTATAATGAAGTTTAA
- a CDS encoding MgPME-cyclase complex family protein gives MTTYYYLVASEKFLTSDSENLHEILDEKHRVYKEKDKEIDFWFIKQPAFLDAPEFKEIRAKCPQPAAAIVSLNKQWITFLKLRLEYVITGEFNAPSETIPSPLDSLAITV, from the coding sequence ATGACTACTTATTATTATCTTGTAGCTAGTGAAAAATTTTTAACTAGCGATAGTGAAAACTTACACGAAATTTTAGACGAAAAACATAGAGTTTATAAAGAAAAAGATAAAGAAATTGACTTTTGGTTCATCAAGCAACCTGCTTTTTTAGATGCTCCAGAGTTTAAAGAAATCAGGGCTAAATGTCCTCAGCCAGCGGCGGCGATCGTATCTTTAAATAAACAGTGGATTACTTTTTTAAAGTTACGTTTAGAGTATGTTATCACGGGTGAATTTAATGCTCCTTCTGAGACAATTCCTTCTCCTTTAGATTCTTTAGCTATAACAGTTTAA
- a CDS encoding pyridoxine 5'-phosphate synthase, with protein MLTLGVNIDHVATIRQARRTVEPDPVSAAVLAELGGADGITTHLREDRRHIQDRDVRILRETVRTHLNLEMAATDEMISIALEIKPDYVTLVPEKREEVTTEGGIDIVKNLNRFTAVVDKLQSADIPVSWFIDADEAQIEAAAKTQAKFIELHTGKYADALKEEARQKELIALQKGTKQALDLGLRVNAGHGLTYWNVYPVACIPGMEELNIGHSIISRAVLVGLERAVKEMKQAMFNN; from the coding sequence TTGTTGACATTAGGAGTTAATATTGACCATGTAGCGACTATTCGTCAAGCTAGGCGGACTGTTGAACCTGATCCCGTTTCTGCCGCCGTGTTAGCAGAATTAGGAGGGGCAGATGGTATTACTACTCATTTACGAGAAGATAGACGACATATTCAAGATCGAGACGTGCGTATTTTAAGAGAAACTGTTCGTACTCATCTTAATTTAGAAATGGCGGCTACTGATGAAATGATCTCGATCGCACTAGAGATAAAACCAGACTATGTTACCCTAGTACCTGAGAAAAGAGAAGAAGTAACAACAGAAGGAGGGATCGATATTGTTAAAAACCTGAACAGATTTACTGCCGTTGTTGACAAATTGCAGTCTGCTGATATTCCAGTGAGTTGGTTTATTGATGCTGATGAGGCACAAATTGAGGCAGCCGCTAAAACTCAGGCTAAATTTATTGAGTTACATACTGGTAAATATGCCGATGCACTGAAAGAAGAAGCTAGACAAAAAGAGTTAATTGCTTTACAAAAAGGTACAAAACAGGCTTTAGACTTGGGGTTGAGGGTTAATGCAGGTCATGGTTTAACCTATTGGAATGTTTATCCTGTAGCTTGTATTCCGGGAATGGAAGAATTGAATATCGGTCATAGTATAATTAGTAGAGCAGTGTTAGTTGGTTTAGAACGTGCCGTTAAAGAAATGAAACAGGCAATGTTCAACAATTAG
- a CDS encoding NblA/ycf18 family protein has protein sequence METPSALSLEQQFKLEVLKDQVKKLSQEQAQEYLIEVFRQMMVKDNLMKQLFKNA, from the coding sequence ATGGAAACACCTTCTGCATTAAGTTTAGAACAACAATTTAAGTTGGAAGTTCTAAAAGATCAAGTTAAAAAGTTAAGTCAAGAACAAGCTCAAGAATATTTAATTGAGGTATTTCGTCAAATGATGGTGAAAGATAACTTAATGAAACAATTATTCAAAAATGCTTAA
- a CDS encoding IS630 family transposase translates to MRFVTRLAPETQQLLKTIEQKSKYYQVRHRAKSILLSYQGYKITQIMLILNISRNTIYNWLNNWEKNGLNGLYSLKGRGRKSTLNEQQELKVKEWIKSHPKTLKIVQEKIENEWEIKISKDTIKRLAKKKGMGWYRFKKRVKGEVCPELYQQKKRQLEQLKRAENEGKIDIYYGDESGFSLVPCLPYGWQEKGRKIERESSLSKRLNVLGFMKKNNELESYVFESSINSDVVIACIDNLSKKIKKETVLVMDNASIHQNKKFWNKEEEWEKKGLKIFFLPPYSPQLNKIEILWRFMKYKWLENSCYKSYLDLVKGVENILINFGSKYTINFA, encoded by the coding sequence ATGCGATTTGTTACCAGATTAGCTCCAGAAACACAACAGTTATTAAAGACTATTGAACAAAAAAGTAAATACTATCAAGTTAGACATCGAGCAAAATCGATTTTGTTAAGTTATCAAGGTTATAAAATTACTCAAATAATGTTAATATTAAATATTAGTAGAAATACAATTTATAATTGGCTTAATAATTGGGAAAAAAATGGTTTAAATGGATTATATAGCTTGAAGGGAAGAGGAAGAAAATCAACTTTAAATGAGCAACAAGAATTAAAAGTAAAAGAATGGATAAAATCTCATCCAAAAACCTTAAAGATAGTTCAAGAAAAAATAGAAAATGAGTGGGAGATAAAAATAAGCAAAGATACGATAAAAAGATTAGCAAAAAAAAAGGGCATGGGGTGGTATCGGTTCAAGAAAAGGGTAAAAGGGGAAGTATGCCCTGAATTATACCAACAAAAAAAGAGACAATTAGAGCAACTAAAAAGAGCAGAAAATGAAGGAAAAATAGATATATATTATGGTGATGAAAGTGGATTTAGTTTAGTACCTTGTTTACCTTATGGATGGCAAGAAAAAGGGAGAAAAATAGAAAGAGAAAGTAGCCTAAGTAAAAGATTAAATGTGTTAGGATTTATGAAAAAAAATAATGAGTTAGAAAGCTATGTATTTGAGTCATCAATCAATAGTGATGTCGTGATAGCTTGTATAGATAACTTGAGTAAAAAAATAAAGAAGGAAACAGTATTAGTAATGGATAATGCCTCGATTCACCAAAATAAAAAATTCTGGAATAAAGAAGAAGAATGGGAAAAAAAAGGATTAAAAATATTCTTTCTACCACCCTATTCACCACAATTAAACAAAATAGAAATACTGTGGAGATTTATGAAATATAAATGGTTAGAGAACTCCTGTTATAAAAGTTATTTAGATTTAGTAAAAGGAGTAGAAAATATTCTTATAAACTTTGGTTCAAAATATACAATTAATTTTGCCTAG
- a CDS encoding ComF family protein gives MLKNILSLFLKSNCPLCQRSTDDIICRYCEQKLRCCQLTNYKQFSRQNYLLFSWGKYDDYLKRSIAAFKYDKNREIGELFGRWLGEAWLQSGNKKTYPKLTVIPIPLHSEKLKMRGFNQAELIAQSFCHITGYAIKTELLIRVKNTEAMFSLTPQQKKANIDKAFRIGKDYQKINKTQEILMIDDIYTTGTTVDEGIKVLVNAKLKPLGVATVSLTKYRE, from the coding sequence ATGTTGAAAAATATTTTATCTTTATTTCTTAAATCAAATTGTCCTCTTTGTCAACGATCGACTGATGATATTATTTGTCGATATTGTGAACAAAAATTACGATGTTGTCAACTCACCAATTATAAACAATTTAGTCGTCAAAATTATTTACTATTTTCATGGGGTAAATATGACGATTATTTAAAAAGATCGATCGCTGCCTTCAAATATGATAAAAATAGAGAAATAGGCGAATTATTTGGTAGATGGTTAGGAGAGGCGTGGTTACAATCGGGAAATAAAAAAACTTATCCAAAATTAACCGTCATACCAATACCGTTACATTCTGAAAAATTGAAAATGAGAGGATTCAATCAAGCTGAATTAATTGCCCAAAGTTTTTGCCATATAACAGGCTATGCAATCAAAACAGAATTATTAATAAGAGTAAAAAACACAGAGGCTATGTTTAGCTTAACTCCTCAACAAAAAAAAGCAAATATAGATAAAGCCTTTCGTATCGGTAAAGATTATCAGAAAATCAACAAAACTCAAGAAATTCTTATGATAGATGATATTTATACCACTGGTACAACTGTAGATGAAGGAATAAAAGTATTAGTTAATGCAAAATTAAAACCTCTTGGAGTCGCAACAGTTTCTTTGACAAAATATAGAGAATAG
- a CDS encoding DUF3531 family protein encodes MEIKFREFNPFDIWFWIEFDHVPSEMEKQYIEELFNSWFYLGKLGGFNAENLQIQDLGIDISYMDYDHDLAENSMMSPMHNMGEFEFLSNWGRCWFDLGTSDLIGIDILINALRELGKEYVGISQFIIGGENEDWRIDKKENDGFSEEY; translated from the coding sequence ATGGAAATAAAATTTAGAGAATTTAACCCTTTTGATATATGGTTTTGGATAGAATTTGATCATGTACCATCAGAAATGGAAAAACAATATATAGAAGAATTATTTAATTCATGGTTTTATTTAGGTAAATTAGGAGGATTTAATGCAGAAAATTTACAAATACAAGACTTAGGTATTGATATTAGTTATATGGATTATGACCATGATTTAGCAGAAAATTCGATGATGTCTCCTATGCACAATATGGGAGAATTTGAATTTTTAAGTAATTGGGGAAGATGTTGGTTTGATTTAGGTACTAGCGATTTAATCGGTATCGATATTTTAATTAATGCACTTAGGGAATTAGGCAAAGAATATGTCGGAATTAGTCAGTTTATTATTGGAGGAGAAAATGAGGACTGGCGGATAGATAAAAAAGAAAATGATGGTTTTTCAGAGGAATATTAG